A stretch of the Papaver somniferum cultivar HN1 chromosome 6, ASM357369v1, whole genome shotgun sequence genome encodes the following:
- the LOC113291536 gene encoding protein SUPPRESSOR OF K(+) TRANSPORT GROWTH DEFECT 1-like: protein MNALEYFMTHLKYERDPKIKEEISQKFAEYLKRAEEIRAVLDDPRPQPHVIQDPVKSKLFKEHAIDYLKRAVKEDNEMNYAKAFPLYMNALEYFKTYFKYESNLKIREAVQQKFSEYLRRAEELRVILDYGNPPQAQKASPSTEEIPQVSKDDSNTSSSG, encoded by the exons ATGAATGCTTTAGAGTATTTTATGACCCATTTGAAATACGAGAGAGATCCtaagattaaagaagaaatatCTCAGAAGTTTGCTGAATATCTAAAGAGAGCTGAAGAGATACGTGCTGTTCTCGATGATCCTCGACCGCAACCTCACGTAATCCAAGACCCTGTG AAGTCCAAGCTTTTCAAGGAGCATGCCATCGATTATCTTAAACGAGCTGTTAAAGAAGATAATGAAATGAATTATGCCAAAGCATTTCCATTATATATGAATGCTTTAGAATATTTTAAGACCTATTTCAAGTATGAGTCGAATTTGAAGATTAGAGAAGCAGTACAACAAAAATTTAGTGAATATTTGAGGAGAGCAGAGGAGTTGCGTGTTATTCTGGATTATGGTAATCCTCCTCAAGCCCAGAAAGCTAGTCCTTCAACTGAAGAGATCCCACAG GTTAGCAAGGATGATTCCAACACGAGCTCAAGTGGTTGA